In Kitasatospora sp. NBC_00240, the following are encoded in one genomic region:
- a CDS encoding tryptophan 7-halogenase, whose translation MAARRSGGDGHYDVVVAGGGPAGATAALTLARAGRRVLLADAGNGPAKVGEALPSVARVLLRDLGAGDLPLATGHLPCYANLSSWGSPALHGTDFIRDPNGPGWHLDRGRFDHRLREAAAAAGAEAATCTTVRPAEHHRDGGWLVALRGTAAERTVRCDWLVDATGRRRALVRALRTPGARVGRGSVAAGPAKRHPDDRLFATCLELDPDPRGRPGESSSLVEAAEDGWWYTTLLPGGRRLLAYFTDTDLAPCELRTRDGFLRLLDTTGHIAARAGAHPPPGPGRPRRAPAHSAHLDRPSGPGWTAVGDAVAAFDPVSSQGILTALHTGGTGAAAVHAHLGGDPGALDAYHAEVTAVLAAYRRNHHMVYAAEGRWSERPFWRRRHLLPPPPQNPSRKDPA comes from the coding sequence ATGGCGGCCCGCCGAAGCGGCGGGGACGGCCACTACGACGTGGTGGTCGCGGGCGGCGGCCCGGCCGGGGCCACCGCCGCGCTCACCCTGGCCCGGGCCGGGCGGCGCGTCCTGCTCGCCGACGCCGGCAACGGGCCGGCCAAGGTCGGCGAGGCCCTGCCCTCGGTCGCCCGGGTGCTCCTGCGCGACCTCGGCGCCGGTGACCTCCCGCTCGCCACCGGGCACCTGCCCTGCTACGCCAACCTGTCCTCCTGGGGCTCGCCCGCCCTGCACGGCACGGACTTCATCCGTGACCCGAACGGGCCGGGCTGGCACCTGGACCGCGGGCGCTTCGACCACCGGCTGCGCGAGGCGGCCGCGGCGGCCGGCGCCGAGGCCGCCACCTGTACGACGGTCCGCCCGGCCGAGCACCACCGGGACGGCGGTTGGCTGGTCGCCCTGCGCGGGACGGCGGCGGAGCGCACCGTCCGCTGCGACTGGTTGGTGGACGCCACCGGCCGCCGCCGGGCGCTCGTCCGCGCCCTCCGAACCCCCGGAGCCCGGGTCGGTCGCGGGTCGGTCGCGGCCGGTCCGGCGAAAAGACACCCGGACGACCGGCTGTTCGCCACCTGCCTGGAACTCGACCCCGACCCGCGCGGCCGCCCCGGCGAGAGCTCCTCGCTGGTGGAGGCCGCCGAGGACGGCTGGTGGTACACCACGCTGCTGCCGGGCGGACGACGCCTGCTCGCGTACTTCACCGACACCGACCTCGCGCCCTGCGAACTACGCACCCGGGACGGCTTCCTGCGGCTGCTGGACACCACCGGACACATCGCGGCCCGCGCCGGCGCCCATCCGCCGCCCGGTCCGGGCCGCCCCCGCCGGGCGCCCGCCCACTCGGCCCACCTCGACCGGCCCAGCGGCCCGGGCTGGACCGCCGTCGGGGACGCCGTCGCGGCCTTCGACCCGGTCTCCTCGCAGGGCATCCTCACCGCTCTGCACACCGGTGGGACCGGGGCGGCGGCCGTCCACGCCCACCTCGGCGGCGACCCCGGCGCCCTCGACGCCTACCACGCCGAGGTGACCGCGGTGCTCGCCGCATACCGACGCAACCACCACATGGTGTACGCCGCCGAGGGCCGCTGGAGCGAGCGGCCGTTCTGGCGACGGCGCCACCTCCTACCCCCACCCCCGCAGAACCCCTCACGAAAGGATCCGGCATGA
- the tnpA gene encoding IS200/IS605 family transposase, translating into MSPRWEPNPDIRRGNHVIYNLHAHLVFVTKYRREIFDDAMLTRCEEIMRDVCESFGAELREFNGEGDHVHLLVHYPPKVALSKLVNSLKGVSSRYLRAEYTGRINRIGMGSVFWAPSYFAGSCGGAPLSIVKDYIENQKRPT; encoded by the coding sequence ATGTCACCACGCTGGGAACCAAACCCCGACATTCGCCGGGGAAACCACGTCATCTACAACCTGCACGCCCACTTGGTGTTCGTCACCAAATACCGCCGAGAGATCTTCGATGACGCCATGCTGACGCGCTGCGAGGAGATCATGCGGGACGTGTGCGAGAGCTTCGGCGCGGAGCTGCGCGAGTTCAACGGCGAGGGCGATCATGTGCACCTGCTCGTGCACTACCCGCCAAAGGTCGCCCTGTCGAAGCTGGTCAACAGCCTCAAGGGCGTCAGCTCCCGCTACCTGCGGGCTGAATACACCGGACGCATCAACCGCATCGGGATGGGGTCGGTGTTCTGGGCGCCCTCGTACTTCGCCGGTTCATGCGGCGGCGCGCCGCTCAGCATCGTCAAGGACTACATCGAGAACCAGAAGCGGCCCACCTGA
- a CDS encoding LodA/GoxA family CTQ-dependent oxidase has product MSDEIVRAAIHPAIGFARVGNSPEEYYLAPEVPDPLPQEPGYYKDAAGAIKREAARFRIYGYNAQGEAVAELTADNAEIRWTAHLANQKAAWYQFQLALDIPDAAFAKPSALRNADITGDRRKDLVIDGGPIEITGRRTAGPDYQFRNGTFMSKEVYLGELRTDEDGRLLVLGGFGASASWDGRPVNTFANNDGWHDDTGDGPVTATVTVGGREIPVDPAWVAVAPPNYAPALKGIRTLFDLLFDVFVSNGSLPFPERVSFTRDIAPLLRRFDEHQWVNQGFAAHFGHRGAGHSFTPELLARLSDAGRAHRPLRQVVFDALRDFATDGTSPVPWPWLYGDGMTVPPRTELQHMALSPTQYKMFQLWAQGEFEDDWDALGSVPPPRELDELPLGERPGALDRAALDFCLADAFHPGCEVTWPIRHATMYMAPFRIRHRPSDQPEPCYGTVLSPEEALAVNGPLFAQPPGALTRWMAVPWQADTASCRSGYELALNPRHDPYLPTFWPARVPNHVLTDDDYRIVVDQGRPSSEREEAFERRAVWLRGLRGQNQEQLNQMIDDWFRLGIVEVREGAPGFPERIQVESTPSIDLTGVPHTQNLVTLHVPQAADPALATAAIEQAIAVSGYTAEEVTAGYIDKVARHRDDA; this is encoded by the coding sequence ATGTCAGACGAAATCGTCCGCGCAGCCATCCACCCCGCCATCGGGTTCGCCCGGGTCGGCAACTCCCCCGAGGAGTACTACCTCGCACCCGAGGTTCCCGACCCGCTCCCGCAGGAACCCGGCTACTACAAGGACGCCGCGGGCGCGATCAAACGCGAGGCGGCGCGGTTCCGGATCTACGGCTACAACGCGCAGGGTGAGGCCGTCGCCGAACTCACCGCCGACAACGCCGAGATCCGCTGGACGGCGCACCTGGCGAACCAGAAGGCCGCCTGGTACCAGTTCCAGCTCGCCCTGGACATCCCGGACGCCGCGTTCGCCAAGCCGTCCGCGCTGCGCAACGCGGACATCACCGGGGACCGCCGCAAGGACCTGGTCATCGACGGGGGCCCGATCGAGATCACCGGACGCCGCACGGCCGGCCCGGACTACCAGTTCCGCAACGGCACCTTCATGAGCAAGGAGGTCTACCTCGGCGAGCTGCGCACCGACGAGGACGGCCGCCTGCTGGTCCTCGGCGGCTTCGGCGCGTCCGCCTCCTGGGACGGCCGGCCGGTCAACACCTTCGCCAACAACGACGGTTGGCACGACGACACCGGCGACGGCCCGGTCACCGCGACCGTCACCGTCGGCGGCCGCGAGATCCCCGTCGACCCGGCCTGGGTGGCGGTCGCCCCGCCGAACTACGCGCCGGCGCTCAAGGGCATCCGCACCCTCTTCGACCTGCTGTTCGACGTGTTCGTCAGCAACGGCTCGCTGCCCTTCCCCGAGCGGGTCTCCTTCACCCGGGACATCGCCCCGCTGCTGCGCCGCTTCGACGAACACCAGTGGGTGAACCAGGGTTTCGCCGCCCACTTCGGCCACCGCGGCGCGGGCCACTCCTTCACCCCGGAGCTGCTCGCCCGGCTCAGCGACGCCGGCCGGGCCCACCGCCCGCTGCGGCAGGTGGTCTTCGACGCGCTGCGGGACTTCGCCACCGACGGCACCTCGCCGGTCCCCTGGCCGTGGCTGTACGGCGACGGCATGACCGTGCCGCCGCGGACCGAGCTCCAGCACATGGCCCTCTCCCCCACCCAGTACAAGATGTTCCAGCTCTGGGCGCAGGGCGAGTTCGAGGACGACTGGGACGCCCTGGGCTCCGTACCGCCGCCGCGCGAGCTCGACGAGCTGCCGCTCGGCGAGCGGCCCGGCGCGCTGGACCGCGCGGCACTGGACTTCTGTCTCGCCGACGCCTTCCATCCGGGCTGCGAGGTCACCTGGCCGATCCGGCACGCCACGATGTACATGGCGCCGTTCCGGATCCGCCACCGCCCCTCCGACCAGCCGGAGCCCTGCTACGGCACGGTGCTCTCCCCGGAGGAGGCACTGGCGGTGAACGGGCCGCTGTTCGCCCAGCCCCCGGGCGCCCTCACCCGGTGGATGGCCGTGCCCTGGCAGGCCGACACCGCCAGCTGCCGATCCGGCTACGAGCTGGCCCTCAACCCCCGGCACGACCCCTACCTGCCGACCTTCTGGCCCGCCCGGGTGCCCAACCACGTACTCACCGACGACGACTACCGGATCGTCGTGGACCAGGGCCGGCCGTCCTCCGAGCGTGAGGAGGCCTTCGAGCGGCGGGCGGTGTGGCTGCGCGGCCTGCGGGGGCAGAACCAGGAGCAGCTCAACCAGATGATCGACGACTGGTTCCGGCTCGGGATCGTCGAGGTCCGCGAGGGCGCGCCGGGCTTCCCCGAGCGGATCCAGGTCGAGTCCACGCCGTCCATCGACCTGACAGGCGTGCCGCACACCCAGAACCTGGTCACCCTGCACGTCCCGCAGGCCGCCGACCCGGCGCTGGCCACGGCCGCCATCGAGCAGGCGATCGCGGTCAGCGGCTACACCGCCGAAGAGGTCACGGCCGGCTACATCGACAAGGTCGCGCGCCACCGCGACGACGCCTGA
- a CDS encoding serine hydrolase domain-containing protein gives MNSSAQHRPRPPRRRTTAVAVALALASSALTGALTSPAAATPATHTRPDVLQQRLDELVGSAGVPGALAAERDRYGHTRTYTAGVGDLATGSKMPDDGQVRIGSNTKAFTAVVVLQLVGEHRLALDDTIGEHLHSLAFSDGTDAGAVTVGQLLQQTSGLPNYSKYLGDDVRTYQPLELVDLALQHKEDFRPGKWGYSNTNYVLAGLIVEEVTGRSIAAEIDQRVIKRLGLRHTYFPAPGDATIRGPHPHGYIQESPAAPLTPGAPLTDVTGTDPSWAWAAGQLVSTNSDLNTFYTALLKGGLLKKAQLDAMRTTVPTTGGTFPAGTRYGLGLVSTPLSCGGVHWGHGGSFPGYETRGGVTEDGRAVDIAVTVQPNDGAAMQKVEAAVDAALCR, from the coding sequence GTGAACTCGTCCGCCCAGCACCGCCCCCGCCCGCCGCGCCGCCGGACCACGGCCGTCGCCGTGGCCCTCGCACTGGCCAGCAGCGCCCTCACCGGCGCGCTCACCTCGCCGGCCGCCGCCACCCCGGCGACGCACACCCGGCCGGACGTCCTGCAGCAGCGCCTCGACGAACTCGTGGGCTCGGCCGGCGTACCCGGTGCGCTGGCCGCCGAACGGGACCGGTACGGACACACCCGGACCTACACCGCCGGAGTCGGTGACCTGGCCACCGGCTCGAAGATGCCCGACGACGGCCAGGTGCGCATCGGCAGCAACACCAAGGCCTTCACCGCGGTGGTCGTGCTGCAGCTGGTCGGCGAGCACCGGCTCGCCCTCGACGACACGATCGGCGAGCACCTGCACAGCCTCGCCTTCAGCGACGGGACCGACGCGGGTGCTGTCACAGTCGGCCAGCTCCTGCAGCAGACCAGCGGGCTGCCCAACTACTCGAAGTACCTCGGCGACGACGTCCGTACCTACCAGCCACTCGAACTCGTCGACCTGGCTCTCCAGCACAAGGAGGACTTCCGGCCCGGAAAGTGGGGGTACAGCAACACCAACTACGTGCTGGCCGGCCTGATCGTGGAGGAAGTCACCGGCCGTTCCATCGCCGCCGAGATCGACCAGCGGGTGATCAAGCGCCTCGGGCTGCGCCACACCTACTTCCCGGCACCCGGCGACGCGACCATCCGCGGGCCCCACCCGCACGGCTACATCCAGGAGTCGCCGGCCGCGCCGCTGACGCCGGGAGCGCCGCTGACCGACGTCACCGGGACCGACCCCTCCTGGGCGTGGGCAGCAGGCCAGCTGGTCTCCACCAACTCCGACCTCAACACCTTCTACACCGCCCTGTTGAAGGGCGGGCTGCTCAAGAAGGCCCAGCTGGACGCGATGCGCACCACCGTCCCCACCACCGGCGGCACCTTCCCGGCCGGAACCCGGTACGGACTGGGCCTGGTGAGCACCCCGCTCTCGTGCGGCGGTGTCCACTGGGGCCACGGCGGCAGCTTCCCGGGCTACGAGACCCGCGGCGGAGTCACCGAGGACGGCCGGGCCGTCGACATCGCGGTGACCGTCCAGCCGAACGACGGGGCGGCCATGCAGAAGGTCGAAGCCGCCGTGGACGCGGCCTTGTGCCGGTAG
- a CDS encoding M1 family metallopeptidase, producing the protein MSPKQLPAPGVDTYFPGRGDARYRVHRYELALDYRPGPNRLGGTARLSAVAGAEPLREFALDLAEFRIGRILVDGRAAHYTHRAGKLRIRPAKALAAGAAFTVEVHYTGNPKPVRSQWGGLGWEELTDGALVASQPVGAPSWYPCNDRPADKASYQISITTPSPYTVIVGGRLLTRTTRASSTTWVYEQAAPTSSYLVTVSIGQYETLRVTDPAAGVEPLRRVPQTAYLPTPLMPRFTHDFGRQPQMMHLFEELFGPYPFGEYAVVVADEELDVPFEAQGVSTFGANHLDGIRGSERLVAHELAHQWFGNSVTIADWRHIWLNEGFAKYAEWLWAERSGGRTAAQHAATAHGKLAALPQDLRLADPGKKLMFDDRLYERGGLTVHALRCELGHEAFFRMVKDWTAIHRHGVVSTADLVAHAGRYTDRRLDALLDAWLWQGPLPPLPVAP; encoded by the coding sequence GTGAGTCCCAAGCAGCTGCCCGCCCCCGGCGTGGACACCTACTTCCCGGGACGCGGCGACGCCCGGTACCGGGTCCACCGCTACGAACTGGCACTGGACTACCGGCCCGGCCCCAACCGGCTCGGCGGCACCGCGCGGCTCAGCGCCGTCGCGGGCGCCGAGCCGCTGCGCGAGTTCGCGCTCGACCTGGCCGAGTTCCGGATCGGCCGGATCCTGGTGGACGGGCGGGCCGCGCACTACACCCACCGGGCCGGCAAGCTGCGGATCCGGCCGGCCAAGGCCCTCGCGGCCGGCGCCGCCTTCACGGTCGAGGTGCACTACACCGGCAACCCGAAGCCGGTCCGCAGCCAGTGGGGCGGCCTCGGCTGGGAGGAGCTGACCGACGGCGCGCTGGTCGCCAGCCAGCCCGTCGGCGCGCCGTCCTGGTACCCGTGCAACGACCGGCCGGCGGACAAGGCCTCGTACCAGATCTCGATCACCACGCCGTCGCCCTACACGGTGATCGTCGGCGGCCGGCTGCTCACCCGCACCACCCGTGCCTCCAGCACCACCTGGGTCTACGAGCAGGCGGCGCCCACCTCCAGCTACCTGGTGACGGTCTCGATCGGCCAGTACGAGACGCTGCGGGTCACCGACCCGGCCGCCGGGGTCGAGCCGCTGCGCCGGGTGCCGCAGACCGCTTACCTGCCCACCCCGCTGATGCCGCGGTTCACCCACGACTTCGGCCGCCAGCCCCAGATGATGCACCTCTTCGAGGAGCTCTTCGGGCCGTACCCGTTCGGCGAGTACGCGGTGGTCGTCGCGGACGAGGAGCTGGACGTCCCGTTCGAGGCGCAGGGGGTGTCCACCTTCGGGGCCAACCACCTGGACGGCATCCGGGGCTCCGAGCGGCTGGTCGCCCACGAGCTGGCCCACCAGTGGTTCGGCAACAGCGTGACGATCGCCGACTGGCGGCACATCTGGCTGAACGAGGGCTTCGCCAAGTACGCCGAGTGGCTCTGGGCCGAGCGCTCCGGCGGCCGCACGGCCGCTCAGCACGCGGCCACCGCGCACGGCAAGCTGGCCGCCCTGCCGCAGGACCTCCGGCTGGCCGACCCCGGCAAGAAGCTGATGTTCGACGACCGGCTCTACGAGCGCGGCGGGCTCACCGTGCACGCGCTGCGCTGCGAATTGGGCCACGAGGCGTTCTTCCGGATGGTCAAGGACTGGACCGCGATACACCGGCACGGCGTGGTCAGCACCGCCGACCTGGTCGCGCACGCCGGTCGCTACACCGACCGCCGGCTCGACGCCCTGCTCGACGCCTGGCTCTGGCAGGGCCCGCTGCCCCCGCTGCCGGTCGCCCCCTGA
- a CDS encoding Pls/PosA family non-ribosomal peptide synthetase: MTHSLTPQSLSTPGPTAPDPTAAGLDAPAGATPGLKPLTVARLDLAPLELAPLEPVAAGPAPQDLAAPVDATGAEAASGGLALFPGRPAPAPRTLVDLLDDTVRSHPNEPALDDGRTALSYRALAAEVETMRKRLVAAGVAVGDRVGVRVPSGTNDLYVCILAVLAAGAAYVPVDAEDPDERAALVFGEAAVSAVLGAGRSITPTGSITPTGTGTPSGTGAPATEGAPAAAPGRPGPGDDAWIIFTSGSTGKPKGVAVTHRNAAAFVDAEAALFLQDEPIGPGDRVMAGLSVAFDASCEEMWLAWRHGACLVPVPRSQVRSGADLGPWLAEQEITVVSTVPTLAALWPADALIEVRLLIFGGEACPPELVQRLVTEGREVWNTYGPTEATVVACASLMTGDGPVRIGLPLDGWELAVVDEAGNPVPMGATGQLVIGGVGLARYLDAEKDAEKYAPLKSLDWERAYRSGDLVQAEPEGLLFLGRADEQIKLGGRRIELGEVDAALQALPGVAGAAAAVRTARGGNQLLVGYLVTQEGWDHAAAVERLRAELPAALVPLLAPVDSLPTRTSGKVDRAALPWPLPGLETGGPAERLYGTEAWLAEQWSEILGVQVTGAQDDFFAIGGSSLAAAQLTTLLRARYPSAAVLDIYQQPVLRKLARHLERSAQGDGATRTIAPVPARAKILQLLLMLPLFTLVGLRWTTALLALGNVLAWFGGYPWAPTASWWVVGAGAVLLFSPPGKLAVSAGGARLLLRGLRPGSYPRGGSTHLRLWTAERLAELSGATSLSGAWLVRYGRALGARIAPETDLHSLPPVTGMLRLGRGCAVEAEVDLSGYWLDGDRLEVGTVRVGSGAVVGTRSTLFPGSRVGKRAEVAPGSGVTGQVPTGQRWGGAPAKKLGKADRSWPKQRPRRRARWAAAYGASGLGLSLLPVLSSLAALAVVSGFVRPGDSLADALRGALVAVLPATLAFGLTYAVLLVAAVRLLSVGLRPGHHPLHGRIGWQAWTVSQLMDLARETLFPLYAGLVTPLWLRALGMKVGSGAEVSTVLALPSLTTVGDGAFLADDTLIAPYELGGGWLRLGEAEIGERAFLGNSGMTAPGRAVPDRGLVGVLSATPKKAKKGSSYLGMPPMRLPRSAAAGDQILTYDPPARLLWARGLVEVCRLVPVLASAALGVLTLAGLAWLAAAGSPLLAALLSGVLLIAAGTVACLVSIAAKWLLVGRFRAVEHPLWSGFVWRNELADTFVEVLAVPWLIGAVPGTPVLNLWLRGLGAKVGRGVWCESYWLPEADLVTLGDGVTINRGCVVQTHLFHDRIMRMDTVILREGATLGPGGIVLPGSTVGARSTLGPASLVMRAESVPPDSRWLGNPIEAWQA, encoded by the coding sequence GCCGGGGCCACGCCGGGCCTGAAGCCGCTCACCGTCGCCCGGCTCGATCTGGCGCCGCTGGAGCTCGCGCCGCTGGAGCCCGTGGCGGCCGGCCCGGCACCTCAGGACCTCGCGGCGCCGGTGGATGCCACCGGGGCCGAAGCGGCTTCCGGCGGGCTCGCGCTCTTTCCCGGACGCCCCGCCCCCGCGCCGCGGACCCTGGTGGACCTGCTGGACGACACGGTGCGGAGCCACCCGAACGAGCCCGCCCTCGACGACGGCCGCACCGCGCTCAGCTACCGGGCGCTGGCCGCCGAGGTCGAGACCATGCGCAAGCGGCTGGTCGCCGCGGGCGTGGCCGTCGGCGACCGGGTCGGGGTGCGCGTCCCCTCGGGTACGAACGACCTGTACGTCTGCATCCTCGCCGTCCTCGCCGCCGGCGCCGCCTACGTCCCGGTGGACGCCGAGGACCCGGACGAGCGCGCGGCCCTGGTGTTCGGCGAGGCCGCCGTCAGCGCCGTCCTCGGCGCCGGCCGCAGCATCACCCCGACCGGCAGCATCACCCCGACCGGCACCGGCACCCCGTCCGGTACCGGCGCCCCCGCCACGGAGGGCGCCCCGGCCGCCGCGCCCGGCCGTCCGGGACCGGGCGACGACGCCTGGATCATCTTCACCTCCGGCTCCACCGGCAAGCCCAAGGGCGTCGCCGTCACCCACCGCAACGCCGCCGCATTCGTCGACGCCGAGGCCGCGCTCTTCCTCCAGGACGAGCCGATCGGGCCCGGCGACCGGGTGATGGCGGGGCTCTCCGTCGCCTTCGACGCCTCCTGCGAGGAGATGTGGCTGGCCTGGCGGCACGGCGCCTGCCTGGTCCCCGTGCCGCGCTCCCAGGTGCGCAGCGGCGCCGACCTGGGCCCGTGGCTCGCCGAGCAGGAGATCACCGTGGTGTCCACGGTGCCGACCCTCGCCGCGCTCTGGCCGGCCGATGCGCTGATCGAGGTCCGACTGCTGATCTTCGGCGGCGAGGCCTGCCCGCCCGAGCTGGTGCAGCGGCTGGTCACCGAGGGCCGCGAGGTGTGGAACACCTACGGCCCGACCGAGGCCACCGTGGTCGCCTGCGCGTCCCTGATGACCGGCGACGGCCCGGTCAGGATCGGCCTGCCGCTGGACGGCTGGGAGCTGGCCGTCGTCGACGAGGCCGGCAACCCCGTCCCGATGGGCGCCACCGGCCAGCTGGTGATCGGCGGGGTCGGCCTGGCCCGCTACCTCGACGCCGAGAAGGACGCCGAGAAGTACGCCCCGCTCAAGTCGCTCGACTGGGAGCGCGCCTACCGCAGCGGCGACCTCGTCCAGGCCGAGCCCGAGGGCCTGCTCTTCCTCGGCCGCGCCGACGAGCAGATCAAGCTCGGCGGGCGCCGGATCGAGCTGGGCGAGGTGGACGCGGCCCTGCAGGCCCTGCCGGGCGTCGCCGGCGCCGCCGCGGCCGTCCGGACCGCCCGGGGTGGCAACCAGCTGCTGGTCGGCTACCTGGTCACCCAGGAGGGCTGGGACCACGCGGCGGCCGTCGAGCGGCTGCGTGCCGAGCTGCCCGCCGCCCTGGTGCCGCTGCTCGCCCCGGTCGACTCGCTGCCCACCCGCACCTCCGGCAAGGTGGACCGGGCGGCGCTGCCCTGGCCGCTGCCCGGCCTGGAGACCGGCGGGCCCGCCGAGCGGCTCTACGGCACCGAGGCCTGGCTGGCCGAGCAGTGGAGCGAGATCCTCGGCGTGCAGGTCACCGGCGCCCAGGACGACTTCTTCGCGATCGGCGGCTCCAGCCTCGCCGCCGCGCAGCTCACCACCCTGCTGCGGGCCCGCTACCCCTCGGCCGCCGTCCTCGACATCTACCAGCAGCCCGTGCTGCGCAAGCTGGCCCGCCACCTGGAGCGCTCCGCGCAGGGCGACGGCGCCACCCGCACCATCGCCCCCGTGCCGGCCCGCGCCAAGATCCTCCAGCTGCTGCTGATGCTGCCGCTGTTCACCCTGGTCGGACTGCGCTGGACGACCGCCCTGCTGGCGCTGGGAAACGTGCTGGCCTGGTTCGGCGGCTACCCGTGGGCGCCCACCGCCTCCTGGTGGGTGGTCGGCGCCGGCGCGGTGCTGCTGTTCAGCCCGCCGGGCAAGCTGGCCGTGTCGGCCGGCGGCGCCCGGCTGCTGCTACGCGGCCTGCGGCCCGGCAGCTACCCGCGCGGGGGCAGCACGCACCTGCGGCTGTGGACCGCCGAGCGGCTCGCCGAGCTGAGCGGGGCGACCTCGCTCTCCGGCGCCTGGCTGGTCCGCTACGGCCGGGCGCTGGGCGCCCGGATCGCCCCCGAGACCGACCTGCACTCGCTGCCGCCGGTCACCGGCATGCTCCGGCTCGGCCGGGGCTGCGCCGTCGAGGCCGAGGTCGACCTCTCCGGCTACTGGCTGGACGGCGACCGCCTGGAGGTCGGCACCGTCCGGGTCGGCTCCGGCGCCGTGGTCGGCACCCGCAGCACGCTCTTCCCCGGCTCCCGGGTCGGTAAGCGGGCCGAGGTCGCGCCCGGCTCGGGCGTCACCGGCCAGGTGCCGACCGGGCAGCGCTGGGGCGGCGCCCCCGCCAAGAAGCTCGGCAAGGCCGACCGGAGCTGGCCCAAGCAGCGCCCGCGCCGCCGGGCCCGCTGGGCGGCCGCCTACGGCGCCAGCGGCCTCGGTCTCAGTCTGCTGCCGGTGCTCTCCTCGCTGGCGGCCCTCGCCGTCGTCAGCGGGTTCGTCCGGCCCGGCGACAGCCTGGCGGACGCCCTGCGCGGCGCGCTGGTCGCGGTGCTGCCCGCCACCCTGGCCTTCGGCCTGACGTACGCGGTGCTGCTGGTGGCCGCCGTCCGGCTGCTGAGCGTGGGACTGCGCCCCGGCCACCACCCGCTGCACGGCCGGATCGGCTGGCAGGCCTGGACGGTCAGCCAGCTGATGGACCTCGCCCGGGAGACGCTCTTCCCGCTGTACGCGGGCCTGGTCACGCCGCTGTGGCTGCGGGCGCTCGGCATGAAGGTCGGCAGCGGGGCAGAGGTGTCGACGGTGCTGGCGCTGCCCAGCCTGACCACCGTCGGTGACGGAGCGTTCCTGGCCGACGACACCCTGATCGCGCCGTACGAGCTGGGCGGCGGCTGGCTGCGGCTCGGCGAGGCCGAGATCGGCGAGCGGGCCTTCCTCGGCAACTCCGGGATGACCGCGCCCGGGCGGGCCGTCCCGGACCGGGGCCTGGTCGGCGTGCTGTCCGCCACCCCGAAGAAGGCCAAGAAGGGCAGCTCCTACCTCGGCATGCCGCCGATGCGGCTGCCGCGCTCCGCCGCAGCCGGTGACCAGATCCTCACCTACGACCCGCCGGCCCGGCTGCTCTGGGCCCGTGGGCTGGTCGAGGTCTGCCGGCTGGTGCCGGTGCTGGCCTCCGCCGCGCTGGGCGTGCTGACCCTGGCCGGGCTGGCGTGGCTGGCCGCGGCGGGCTCCCCGCTGCTGGCAGCGCTGCTCTCCGGCGTGCTGCTGATCGCCGCCGGCACGGTGGCCTGCCTGGTGTCGATCGCCGCGAAGTGGCTGCTGGTCGGCCGGTTCCGCGCGGTCGAGCACCCGCTCTGGAGCGGTTTCGTCTGGCGCAACGAGCTGGCCGACACCTTCGTCGAGGTGCTGGCGGTGCCGTGGCTGATCGGCGCGGTGCCGGGCACGCCGGTGCTCAACCTGTGGCTCCGGGGCCTGGGGGCCAAGGTCGGCCGGGGCGTGTGGTGCGAGAGCTACTGGCTCCCGGAGGCGGACCTGGTCACCCTGGGCGACGGGGTCACCATCAACCGCGGCTGCGTCGTCCAGACCCACCTCTTTCACGACCGGATCATGCGGATGGATACTGTGATCCTTCGTGAGGGTGCCACGCTCGGCCCTGGCGGGATCGTCCTGCCGGGCAGTACCGTCGGGGCCCGGAGCACCTTGGGGCCGGCCTCGCTGGTGATGCGTGCCGAGTCCGTCCCGCCGGACTCCCGGTGGCTGGGCAACCCCATCGAGGCCTGGCAGGCGTAG
- a CDS encoding nucleoside deaminase, which translates to MTTDERAMLAVALEEARRGLAEGGIPVGAALFGPDGVLLGRGRNRRVQDGDPSVHAETAAFRAAGRLRGYGRTTMVTTLSPCWYCSGLVRQFGIGRIVVGEARTFHGGHDWLAEHGVRVTVLDDEECAALMRGFVADRPELWHEDIGE; encoded by the coding sequence ATGACGACCGATGAGCGGGCGATGCTGGCGGTGGCGCTGGAGGAGGCCCGCCGCGGCCTCGCCGAGGGCGGGATCCCGGTCGGCGCGGCCCTCTTCGGCCCGGACGGGGTGCTGCTGGGCCGGGGCCGCAACCGCCGCGTCCAGGACGGCGACCCGTCCGTGCACGCCGAGACGGCGGCCTTCCGCGCGGCCGGTCGGCTCCGCGGCTACGGCCGGACGACCATGGTGACCACGCTCTCGCCCTGCTGGTACTGCAGCGGCCTGGTCCGCCAGTTCGGCATCGGCCGGATCGTGGTCGGGGAAGCCAGGACCTTCCACGGCGGGCACGACTGGCTGGCCGAGCACGGCGTGCGGGTGACGGTGCTGGACGACGAGGAGTGCGCCGCCCTGATGCGCGGCTTCGTCGCGGACCGCCCCGAGCTCTGGCACGAGGACATCGGCGAGTAG